One genomic segment of Bos javanicus breed banteng chromosome 23, ARS-OSU_banteng_1.0, whole genome shotgun sequence includes these proteins:
- the LOC133236499 gene encoding BOLA class I histocompatibility antigen, alpha chain BL3-7-like isoform X1 has protein sequence MGPRTLLLLLSGVLVLTETWAGSHSLSYFNTGVYQPGLGEPRFFAVGYVDDTQFARFDSDAPNPRMEPRAPWMEQEGPEYWEEMTRDAKESQQKSRLCLYNLRGYYNQSEAESHILQVMFGCEVGPDGRLLRGFWQKAYDGRDYIALNEDLRSWTAADTVAQITKRKWDVSGQAKIQRNYLEVKCVQWLLRHLETGKDTLLRADPPKTHVAHHRISDREVTLRCWALGFYPKEITLTWQQDGEDLTQDMELVETRPSGDGTFQKWAALVVPSGEEQRYTCRVQHEGLQEPLTLRWEPPQLSVLIKGIIVGLILLMVTGAVVTGAVIWRKKHSGEKGRGYTQTASSDSAQGSDVSLTVPKG, from the exons ATGGGGCCGCGAACCCTCCTCCTCTTGCTCTCGGGGGTCCTGGTCCTGACCGAGACCTGGGCCG gctcCCACTCCCTGAGCTATTTCAACACCGGAGTGTACCAGCCCGGCCTCGGGGAGCCGCGATTCTTTGCCGTCGGCTACGTGGACGACACGCAGTTCGCGCGGTTCGACAGCGACGCCCCGAATCCGAGAATGGAGCCGCGGGCGCCGTGGATGGAGCAGGAGGGCCCGGAATATTGGGAAGAGATGACACGAGATGCCAAGGAAAGTCAACAGAAATCCCGATTATGCTTGTACAACCTGCGCGGCTACTACAACCAGAGCGAGGCCG AGTCTCACATCCTCCAGGTGATGTTTGGCTGCGAAGTGGGGCCGGACGGGCGCCTGCTCCGTGGATTCTGGCAGAAGGCCTACGACGGCAGAGATTACATCGCCCTGAACGAAGACCTGCGCTCCTGGACCGCAGCGGACACGGTGGCTCAGATCACCAAGCGCAAGTGGGATGTCTCCGGGCAGGCAAAGATCCAACGGAACTACCTAGAGGTCAAGTGCGTGCAGTGGCTCCTCAGACACCTGGAGACGGGAAAGGACACGCTGCTGCGCGCAG ACCCTCCAAAGACACATGTGGCCCATCACCGCATCTCTGACCGTGAGGTCACCCTGaggtgctgggccctgggcttcTACCCTAAGGAGATCACACTGACCTGGCAGCAAGACGGGGAAGACCTGACTCAGGACATGGAGCTTGTGGAGACCAGGCCTTCAGGGGATGGAACCTTCCAGAAGTGGGCGGCCCTGGTGGTGCCTTCTGGAGAGGAGCAGAGATACACGTGCCGTGTGCAGCACGAGGGGCTTCAGGAGCCCCTCACCCTGAGATGGG AACCTCCTCAGCTCTCTGTCCTCATCAAGGGCATCATTGTTGGCCTGATTCTCCTCATGGTCACTGGAGCTGTGGTGACTGGAGCTGTGATTTGGAGGAAGAAGCACTCAG GTGAAAAAGGAAGGGGCTACACCCAGACTGCAA GCAGTGACAGTGCCCAGGGCTCTGATGTGTCTCTCACGGTTCCTAAAG GGTGA
- the LOC133236499 gene encoding BOLA class I histocompatibility antigen, alpha chain BL3-7-like isoform X2 produces MGPRTLLLLLSGVLVLTETWAGSHSLSYFNTGVYQPGLGEPRFFAVGYVDDTQFARFDSDAPNPRMEPRAPWMEQEGPEYWEEMTRDAKESQQKSRLCLYNLRGYYNQSEAVGPDGRLLRGFWQKAYDGRDYIALNEDLRSWTAADTVAQITKRKWDVSGQAKIQRNYLEVKCVQWLLRHLETGKDTLLRADPPKTHVAHHRISDREVTLRCWALGFYPKEITLTWQQDGEDLTQDMELVETRPSGDGTFQKWAALVVPSGEEQRYTCRVQHEGLQEPLTLRWEPPQLSVLIKGIIVGLILLMVTGAVVTGAVIWRKKHSGEKGRGYTQTASSDSAQGSDVSLTVPKG; encoded by the exons ATGGGGCCGCGAACCCTCCTCCTCTTGCTCTCGGGGGTCCTGGTCCTGACCGAGACCTGGGCCG gctcCCACTCCCTGAGCTATTTCAACACCGGAGTGTACCAGCCCGGCCTCGGGGAGCCGCGATTCTTTGCCGTCGGCTACGTGGACGACACGCAGTTCGCGCGGTTCGACAGCGACGCCCCGAATCCGAGAATGGAGCCGCGGGCGCCGTGGATGGAGCAGGAGGGCCCGGAATATTGGGAAGAGATGACACGAGATGCCAAGGAAAGTCAACAGAAATCCCGATTATGCTTGTACAACCTGCGCGGCTACTACAACCAGAGCGAGGCCG TGGGGCCGGACGGGCGCCTGCTCCGTGGATTCTGGCAGAAGGCCTACGACGGCAGAGATTACATCGCCCTGAACGAAGACCTGCGCTCCTGGACCGCAGCGGACACGGTGGCTCAGATCACCAAGCGCAAGTGGGATGTCTCCGGGCAGGCAAAGATCCAACGGAACTACCTAGAGGTCAAGTGCGTGCAGTGGCTCCTCAGACACCTGGAGACGGGAAAGGACACGCTGCTGCGCGCAG ACCCTCCAAAGACACATGTGGCCCATCACCGCATCTCTGACCGTGAGGTCACCCTGaggtgctgggccctgggcttcTACCCTAAGGAGATCACACTGACCTGGCAGCAAGACGGGGAAGACCTGACTCAGGACATGGAGCTTGTGGAGACCAGGCCTTCAGGGGATGGAACCTTCCAGAAGTGGGCGGCCCTGGTGGTGCCTTCTGGAGAGGAGCAGAGATACACGTGCCGTGTGCAGCACGAGGGGCTTCAGGAGCCCCTCACCCTGAGATGGG AACCTCCTCAGCTCTCTGTCCTCATCAAGGGCATCATTGTTGGCCTGATTCTCCTCATGGTCACTGGAGCTGTGGTGACTGGAGCTGTGATTTGGAGGAAGAAGCACTCAG GTGAAAAAGGAAGGGGCTACACCCAGACTGCAA GCAGTGACAGTGCCCAGGGCTCTGATGTGTCTCTCACGGTTCCTAAAG GGTGA
- the LOC133236490 gene encoding MHC class I polypeptide-related sequence B-like isoform X2, with protein MDLRARLPHSSVLRRGSSGPPAFLRSRSLWRADKIWAMGLSRVWLFLDGLAFFVLLGNAAGSHSLCYNITVLSQDGSVQASSFAEGYLDRQTFLHYDHKKGRAEPWGEWAEKLAAETWETESTDLNESWKELRKLLAEILSLQKEKGGLHSLQETVGCNINEDSHPRGFRLLYFNGELLLSCYPEPHGCTLPQSSARTLAMEMELSKHYQAHVQGELCRRLRSYLESWLGFTERTELPAVNVTYSQDSEGMVHLTGKTLAHQSSWWIVSVSVAVVFIIGFCVYCYIKKRKTASATGRPEPIRLQDLEQFQTEPTDHNGLTHPEFQSLCHTPAPSV; from the exons ATGGATTTGCGGGCCCGACTTCCCCACAGCTCAGTTCTCCGCCGCGGTTCCTCGGGTCCGCCAGCTTTCCTTCGGTCCCGGAGCCTCTGGCGGGCAGACAAGATCTGGGCCATGGGGCTCTCTCGTGTCTGGCTGTTTCTAGACGGCCTTGCCTTTTTTGTGCTCCTGGGTAACGCCGCCG GATCGCACAGTCTTTGTTACAACATCACGGTGCTGTCCCAGGATGGATCTGTGCAGGCCAGCTCTTTTGCTGAGGGATACTTGGATCGTCAGACCTTCCTGCACTATGATCACAAAAAAGGCAGGGCAGAGCCCTGGGGAGAGTGGGCTGAAAAACTGGCAGCAGAGACATGGGAGACAGAGTCCACGGACTTGAATGAGAGCTGGAAGGAGCTTAGAAAACTTCTAGCAGAAATCCTGTCCctgcagaaagagaaaggag gcTTACATTCCCTCCAGGAGACCGTGGGCTGTAATATCAATGAAGACAGCCACCCCCGGGGCTTCCGGCTTCTGTACTTCAATGGGGAGCTCCTCCTCTCCTGCTACCCGGAGCCCCACGGATGTACCCTGCCCCAGTCCTCGGCTCGGACCTTGGCCATGGAAATGGAGTTAAGCAAGCATTACCAGGCCCACGTGCAGGGAGAACTTTGTAGGAGACTGCGGAGCTACCTGGAATCCTGGCTGGGCTTCACGGAGAGGACAG AGCTCCCAGCCGTGAATGTGACCTACAGCCAGGACTCAGAGGGCATGGTCCACCTCACAG GAAAGACCCTGGCGCACCAGAGCTCATGGTGGATCGTGAGcgtttctgttgctgttgtttttatcaTCGGATTTTGTGTCTATTgttatattaagaagaggaagacagCATCAGCTacagggaggccag agCCTATTAGACTACAAGACCTGGAACAATTCCAGACGGAACCAACTGATCATAATGGCCTCACACACCCAGAATTTCAGTCCTTGTGTCACACTCCGGCTCCATCAGTTTAA
- the LOC133236490 gene encoding MHC class I polypeptide-related sequence B-like isoform X1: MDLRARLPHSSVLRRGSSGPPAFLRSRSLWRADKIWAMGLSRVWLFLDGLAFFVLLGNAAGSHSLCYNITVLSQDGSVQASSFAEGYLDRQTFLHYDHKKGRAEPWGEWAEKLAAETWETESTDLNESWKELRKLLAEILSLQKEKGGLHSLQETVGCNINEDSHPRGFRLLYFNGELLLSCYPEPHGCTLPQSSARTLAMEMELSKHYQAHVQGELCRRLRSYLESWLGFTERTELPAVNVTYSQDSEGMVHLTGKAFGFFPRSISVVWFRDEEPMSWNDQESGDVLSDGNGTYYTWETVKIPQGEEQWVKCIVEHSRNHSSHLAPLGKTLAHQSSWWIVSVSVAVVFIIGFCVYCYIKKRKTASATGRPEPIRLQDLEQFQTEPTDHNGLTHPEFQSLCHTPAPSV, from the exons ATGGATTTGCGGGCCCGACTTCCCCACAGCTCAGTTCTCCGCCGCGGTTCCTCGGGTCCGCCAGCTTTCCTTCGGTCCCGGAGCCTCTGGCGGGCAGACAAGATCTGGGCCATGGGGCTCTCTCGTGTCTGGCTGTTTCTAGACGGCCTTGCCTTTTTTGTGCTCCTGGGTAACGCCGCCG GATCGCACAGTCTTTGTTACAACATCACGGTGCTGTCCCAGGATGGATCTGTGCAGGCCAGCTCTTTTGCTGAGGGATACTTGGATCGTCAGACCTTCCTGCACTATGATCACAAAAAAGGCAGGGCAGAGCCCTGGGGAGAGTGGGCTGAAAAACTGGCAGCAGAGACATGGGAGACAGAGTCCACGGACTTGAATGAGAGCTGGAAGGAGCTTAGAAAACTTCTAGCAGAAATCCTGTCCctgcagaaagagaaaggag gcTTACATTCCCTCCAGGAGACCGTGGGCTGTAATATCAATGAAGACAGCCACCCCCGGGGCTTCCGGCTTCTGTACTTCAATGGGGAGCTCCTCCTCTCCTGCTACCCGGAGCCCCACGGATGTACCCTGCCCCAGTCCTCGGCTCGGACCTTGGCCATGGAAATGGAGTTAAGCAAGCATTACCAGGCCCACGTGCAGGGAGAACTTTGTAGGAGACTGCGGAGCTACCTGGAATCCTGGCTGGGCTTCACGGAGAGGACAG AGCTCCCAGCCGTGAATGTGACCTACAGCCAGGACTCAGAGGGCATGGTCCACCTCACAGGCAAGGCTTTTGGCTTCTTTCCCCGAAGTATCTCAGTGGTCTGGTTTCGGGATGAGGAACCCATGAGCTGGAACGACCAGGAGTCTGGGGATGTCCTGTCTGATGGGAATGGGACCTACTACACCTGGGAAACTGTAAAAATTCCCCAAGGAGAGGAACAGTGGGTCAAGTGCATTGTGGAACACAGCAGGAATCACAGTTCACACCTCGCACCCTTGG GAAAGACCCTGGCGCACCAGAGCTCATGGTGGATCGTGAGcgtttctgttgctgttgtttttatcaTCGGATTTTGTGTCTATTgttatattaagaagaggaagacagCATCAGCTacagggaggccag agCCTATTAGACTACAAGACCTGGAACAATTCCAGACGGAACCAACTGATCATAATGGCCTCACACACCCAGAATTTCAGTCCTTGTGTCACACTCCGGCTCCATCAGTTTAA